The following coding sequences are from one Anguilla anguilla isolate fAngAng1 chromosome 12, fAngAng1.pri, whole genome shotgun sequence window:
- the tnfaip1 gene encoding BTB/POZ domain-containing adapter for CUL3-mediated RhoA degradation protein 2 — protein VGPRGAEGAGPGLGAGLGGKYVRLNVGGTLYYTTVQVLRGQDTMLRAMFSGRMEVFTDKEGWVLIDRCGKHFGSILSYLRDSTVTLPKTRQGIRELLAEAKYYLIQGLVATCQSALQDSKEQALCMIPVITSAKEEERLIQTCTKPVVKLLYNRSNNKYSYTSNSDDHLLKNMELFDKLSLSYSGRVLFIRDVIGDEICCWSFYGQGRKLAEVCCTSIVYATEKKQTKVEFPEARIYEETLNALLYETLPVPDNSLLEATRRRHCGSHSEEEEGGDRDRDRDRDRDRDRDRDRDRVRRIHVKRYSTYDDRPLGH, from the exons GTGGGCCCCCGCGgtgcagagggggcggggccggggctgggggcggggctcggcgGCAAGTACGTGCGGCTGAACGTGGGCGGGACCCTGTACTACACCACggtgcaggtgctgaggggacAGGACACCATGCTCCGCGCCATGTTCAGCGGCAGGATGGAGGTCTTCACCGACAAGGAGG GCTGGGTGCTGATCGACCGCTGTGGGAAGCACTTCGGCTCCATCCTGTCCTACCTGCGGGACTCCACAGTCACACTGCCCAAAACCCGGCAGGGCATCCGGGAGCTGCTGGCCGAGGCCAAGTACTACCTGATCCAGGGCCTGGTGGCCACCTGTCAGAGCGCCCTACAG GACAGCAAGGAGCAGGCACTGTGCATGATTCCAGTTATCACCTCAGCAAAGGAAGAGGAAAGACTCATCCAGACCTGTACCAAG CCAGTGGTTAAGCTGCTGTACAATAGAAGCAACAACAAATACTCCTACACCAG CAACTCGGACGACCACCTGCTGAAGAACATGGAGCTGTTCGACAAGCTGTCCCTGAGCTACAGCGGCCGCGTGCTCTTCATCCGCGACGTGATCGGGGACGAGATCTGCTGCTGGTCCTTCTACGGGCAGGGCCGCAAGCTGGCCGAGGTCTGCTGCACCTCCATCGTCTACGCCACCGAGAAGAAGCAGACCaag GTGGAATTTCCGGAGGCGCGTATCTACGAGGAGACGCTGAACGCGCTGCTCTACGAGACCCTGCCCGTGCCGGATAACTCCCTCCTGGAGGCCACGCGGCGGCGCCACTGCGGCTCCcacagcgaggaggaggagggcggggaccgggaccgggaccgggaccgaGACagggaccgggaccgggaccgggaccgaGACCGCGTGCGCCGTATACACGTCAAGAGGTACAGCACCTACGACGACCGGCCTCTGGGACACTGA
- the LOC118210140 gene encoding intraflagellar transport protein 20 homolog yields the protein MAKDPLAEACLHFDELNKLRVLEPEVAQKTTELKEECKEFVDKIGQFQKIVGDLIDLVDELAKEAETEKMKAIGARNLLKSVAKQRESQQQQLQALITEKKMQLERYRIEYDALSKVEAEQSEFIDQFILQK from the exons atggcgaaAGATCCGCTCGCGGAGGCTTGTCTTCATTTTGATGAGCTCAACAAGCTGCGCGTGCTCGAGCCCGAGGTGGCCCAGAAGACCACTGAGCTGAAGGAGGAATGCAAAGAGTTTGTCGACA AAATCGGGCAGTTCCAGAAGATTGTGGGCGACCTCATTGACCTGGTGGATGAGCTGGCGAAGGAGGCGGAGACTGAGAAAATGAAG gctaTAGGAGCGCGGAACCTGCTGAAATCCGTGGCCAAGCAGAGGGagagccagcagcagcagctccaggctCTGATCACTGAGAAGAAGATGCAGCTGGAGAG GTACAGGATCGAGTACGACGCGCTGTCCAAGGTGGAGGCGGAGCAGAGCGAGTTCATCGATCAGTTCATTCTGCAGAAGTGA
- the tmem97 gene encoding sigma intracellular receptor 2, which translates to MCTRILELIFFFYFASHIPITLFIDLQALLPEHVYPQPLKDLLHWYAAEFKDPMVLEPPVWFKSFILCEALVQMPFFPVATYAFYKGGCRWIRTPAIIYSAHVATTLIPILSYVLFHEFPATPHPGPQTLEERFTLITIYAPYLLVPIMLLFTMLFSPVYNPAPQAKESKKLQ; encoded by the exons ATGTGCACTCGTATCTTGGAGcttatctttttcttttattttgcctCACATATCCCAATCACGCTGTTTATTGATCTCCAAGCATTGCTACCGGAACATGTTTATCCGCAACCC CTGAAAGATTTGTTGCACTGGTATGCCGCTGAGTTCAAGGACCCGATGGTGCTGGAGCCCCCGGTTTGGTTCAAGTCATTCATTTTATGCGAGGCACTGGTGCAAATGCCGTTCTTTCCTGTTGCGACATACGCATTCTATAAAG GTGGCTGCAGGTGGATCAGAACGCCCGCCATCATCTACTCCGCCCACGTCGCCACCACCCTAATCCCCATCCTTTCCTACGTCCTGTTCCACGAGTTCCCTGCTACCCCCCACCCGGGACCCCAGACCCTCGAAGAGCGCTTCACATTGATTACCATCTATGCCCCCTACCTGCTGGTACCCATAATGCTCCTCTTCACCATGCTGTTCAGCCCGGTGTACAATCCTGCCCCGCAGGCCAAGGAGAGCAAGAAGCTCCAGTAA